A window of Gammaproteobacteria bacterium genomic DNA:
ATCATGGGTCACGTCGATCACGGCAAAACGTCACTGCTGGACTACATTCGCCGTACAAAAGTGGTCGCCGGCGAAGCGGGCGGCATCACACAGCACATCGGCGCATATCAGGTTACGACCGATCGGGGTCTGGTGACCTTTCTGGATACGCCGGGCCACGCGGCGTTCACCGCCATGCGCGCGCGCGGCGCGCAGGTCACCGACATCGTGGTGCTGGTGGTCGCCGCCGACGACGGCGTCATGCCGCAGACCATCGAAGCGATCCAGCATGCGCGCGCCGCCGAAGTACCGCTGGTGGTGGCGATCAACAAGATCGACAAAGACAACGCCGATCTGGATCGGGTAAAAAACGAGCTTTCCGCTCGGCAGGTCATTTCGGAAGAGTGGGGCGGCGACACCATCTTCGTGCCCGTGTCCGCGCATACGGGCGAAGGCATCGACACGTTGCTTGAATCGATTTTGCTGCAGGCCGAGTTGATGGAACTTCAGGCGCCGGATCAGGGTGCGGCCAGCGGGGTGGTGGTGGAATCGACCCTCGATCGCGGACGCGGTCCGGTCGCTACCATCCTCGTCCGGCAAGGCCGACTGAGCAGGGGCGACATGATACTTTCGGGCCAGGAATATGGGCGGGTGCGCGCGATGTTCGATGATCAGGGTCAGGAAGTCATCGCCGGGGGGCCGTCTACACCCGTGGTCGTGCTTGGTTTGTCCGGCGCGCCCAACGCCGGGGACGATGTCGTGGTCGTGGCGGACGAGCGCAAGGCCCGTGAGGTCGCGACCTTTCGCCAGACTCGTTCGCGTGACAACAAGCTGGCCACTCAGCAGGCGGCCAAACTGGAGAATATCTTCAATCAGATGAAGGAGGGCGAAATCGCCAGCGTCAATATTCTGTTGAAGACGGATGTGCAGGGCAGCGCCGAGGCGTTGCGTGATGCCTTGGAAAAGCTTTCGACCGACGAGGTGCAGGTCAAGATTGTGGCCGCCAACGTGGGCGGCATCAACGAGTCCGATGTCAATCTGGCCGTTGCGTCCAAGGCGACTATCATCGGTTTCAACACCCGTGCCGATGCCTCGGCGCGGCGCGCGGCCGAGGACCAGGGTTTGCAGGTGCGCTATTACAGCGTGATCTACGAAGCCATCGACGACGTGCGCCAAGCCATGAGCGGCTTGCTGTTGCCCGAGTTGCGCGAAGAGATCGTCGGTCTGGCGCAAGTCCGGGATGTCTTCAAGTCGTCGAGATTCGGCGCGGTCGCCGGCTGTCTGGTGGTGGAGGGTGTCATGCGCAAGGGCAACCCGATCCGCGTACTGCGCGACAATGTGGTTATCTATGAAGGTGAGCTGGAATCGCTACGGCGTCACAAGGATGACGTAAGCGAAGTTCGCATGGGCACCGAATGCGGCATCGCGGTCAGGAACTACAACGATGTCAAGGCAGGCGACCAGATCGAGGTCTATGAGCGTTTTGAGGTGGCGCGCAATCTGTAGTGCGGCGCGCGGATGCACTGCGAGGTTTCAATTATGTACTGCCATACCCGATCCTTCTTAAGGCGCTGACGATCATGCCCCGTGAATATCCTCGCACTGTGCGCGTCGGCGAACAGATCCATCGCGAACTCGCGCACCTCGTAACTGTAGCCGTGAAAGACCCTGAAGTCGGCATGGTGACGATTCTGGACGCCGACGTGTCGCGCGATTTCGCCCATGCGAAGGTCTATTTCAGCGTGCTGGGTGATGACGCAAGCGTACGTGCGAGCGCCTCCGGCCTCAACCGGGCCGCCGGATTCTTGCGACGCGAACTGGGTCGGCGTCTGAGATTGCGCACCGTGCCCCAACTGCGTTTCGTTTATGACGATACACAACGCAAGGGTGCGCGCATCGACGCGCTGATCGATCGCGCGCTGGCCGAGGACGCCGGCCCGCGGGCACCAGAAGAATGATTCGGCGAACACCGCGCCAATGACAATTCAGGGAGTCTGACGGATGTCGCGCGGGCGTCAACGCGGGCGCATTGTCAACGGTTTGCTGTTGCTGGATAAGCCCCCCGGCATCACCTCCAACCGCGCGCTGCAAGCGGTAAAACGCATTTTCGACGCGCGCAAGGCCGGACACACGGGCAGTCTCGATCCGCTGGCAACCGGCCTGCTGATTATCTGCCTGGGCGAGGCTACCAAGATTTCCGCCTATCTGCTCGACGCCGACAAGCGCTATCGAACCACCTGCCGGCTTGGCATCAAAACGTCGACGGCCGACGCCGACGGCGAAATTGTGCAACGCCGTGTCGTTGGGCAATATTCGCTGGCGCAGATTGAGTGTGTGCTGCAACGCTTTCGCGGCGGCATCGAGCAGGTTCCGCCCATGTATTCCGCGGTCAAGCACGCGGGCAAACGGCTGTACACGCTCGCGCGCGACGGGATTGATGTACCGCGCGAACCCCGCTCGCTGATGATTTACGCCCTGGTATTGACGGGACGCGATTACGACACCCTGACCCTGGACGTTCACTGTTCGAAAGGGGCTTACGTGCGCACCCTGGTAGAAGACATCGGCGAGGCGCTGGGTTGTGGCGCCCACGTGACCGCGCTGCGACGTCTCGGCGTGGCGCCGTTTGATGCGCCCGAGATGATCGAATTGCCTGCGCTGGATGCGTTCGCGGCGCGCGGCACGGCCGCATTGGATGCGCGGTTGCTGCCCATGGATACCGCGCTGGCCGATTGGCCGGCGCTCAACGTCGATGAAGTCTCGGCGCATTACCTTAAGACCGGGCAGCCGGTGCGCATCGCTGGCGCACCGGCACACGGCAAGACGCGTCTGTACGACCGGCGTTATGGGTTTATTGGACTGGGCCGCGTGCTGAATGACGGCCGCATCGCACCGGAACGCACTATACGCGCCGTCTAGCGCCATTTTTATACGGCCCGGTAGTGTCCACGCACACAACGCATGATAAACTTCGCCGCACTTGGGACAAGTCTTTCAACAGGAGCATGAATGCCGTTGTCAACCGTCAAAAAAGGCGAAATCGTCAAGCAATTCGGTCATTCGACCAAGGACACCGGTTCCAGCGAGGTGCAGGTCGCGTTGCTGTCCGCGCGGATAGACCATCTGAGCAAACATTTTGCCGAGCACAAGCACGATCGCCACTCCCGCCACGGCCTTTTGAAAATGGTCAACAAGCGCCGCCAGTTGCTGGACTACCTCAAAGACAAGGATCAGCCGCGCTACCAGTCGCTGATCGGTACGCTTGGCCTGCGCCGCTGATTCAAGTGTCGCGCCGCTCCCCCGCGGCTCACAAACGGCGGCTGACTCGTGTCCGGTACAGCGCCGGATGGCGACAGTCTCGACTGACTGTCGTCGATGAACAATGACAACAATAACCCTTCCGAAATTCTTGCGCGGCTGCCTCGTAGCAACGCGATCAATGCCGTGATGCCAGAATTGGCGCTTGCTCATTATTCGTATGCGTCGCCGCGACAACCGCTATGGGCTTCAAGCGGCACTGGTCGCCAGCCTTAAAGCTTTTCCATCATCTGCACACAGGATTACCACGTGAACTCAAGCATTAACAAGACCTTCAATTACGGCGAGCATGCCGTCACCATAGAGACGGGCGAAATCGCGCGTCAGGCGTCCGGCGCGGTGATGGTGACGATGGCGGACACGGTGGTGCTGGTAACCGCGGTGGCGCGCAGGGAGGCCGATCCCGGCCGGGATTTCTTTCCGCTGACAGTCAACTACCAGGAACGCACTTATGCCGCCGGCAAGATACCCGGCGGTTTTTTCAAGCGCGAGGGGCGGCCGACCGAGAAAGAAACCCTGACCTCACGGCTGATCGACCGGCCGTTGCGACCGCTATTTCCCAAGGCGTTCACGAACGAAGTGCAGGTGATCGCCACCGTGATGTCGCTCAACAACGAGATCGATCCCGACATACCCGCGTTGCTGGGCGCTTCGGCGGCGCTGGCGATCTCCGGCATTCCCTTTAACGGTCCGCTGGGCGCCGCGCGCGTCGGTTACCGGGATGGCGAGTATATTTTGAATCCCAGTTCGAGCGAGCTGCGCGAGTCGGCGCTCGATCTGGTGATCGCGGGCAACGACCAGGCCGTGTTGATGGTCGAGTCGCAGGCGAAACAATTGCCTGAAGACGTGATGCTGGGCGCCGTCATGTTCGGTCACGAGCAGATGCAGGCCGCGATCGAGGCGATTCGCGAGTTGGCCGCCGAAGTCAATCAGCCCGCCTGGGACTGGTTGGCGCCGGCGCGCGATCAATCTGTTGACGACGCTGTCGCCGAGCACGCTGAAGCGGACTTGAATGACGCGTATCGCATCGCCGACAAGCAGCTCCGGCAACAGCGGGTGAGCGAGATTCGGGAGCGACTTGTGGGCGACGATGCCGCCGCGCCGGAGACTAAAGATGCGTTCAAACGTCTGGAACGCCTCATCGTGCGCGGCCGGATTCTGGCCGGTGAACCGCGCATTGATGGCCGCGACCAGACCACCGTACGGCCAATCGCGATCCGCGCCGGCGTGTTGCCGCGTGCGCATGGCTCGTCGCTTTTCACCCGCGGCGAGACGCAGGCGATTGTTGTTGTCACCTTGGGCACCGGCCGCGACGCGCAGATCATCGACGCCATCGAAGGCGAGCGCAAAGACCATTTTATGCTGCACTATAATTTTCCGCCGTACAGCGTCGGCGAAACCGGCTTTATCGGCTCGCCCAAGCGCCGCGAAATCGGGCACGCGAAGCTCGCCAAACGCGGCATGCAGGCCGTCATGCCCAACACGGATGATTTCCCGTACGTGATTCGCGTGGTGTCGGAAATTACGGAGTCCAACGGCTCCAGCTCCATGGCCACCGTGTGTGGCACCAGCCTGGCGCTGATGGACGCAGGTGTGCCGATCAGCAATCCGGTCGCCGGCATTGCGATGGGGCTGATCAAGGAAGACGAGCGCTACGCGGTGCTCACCGACATCCTAGGCGACGAAGACCATCTTGGCGATATGGATTTCAAGGTCGCCGGCACACAGGCCGGCATTACCGCGCTGCAGATGGATATCAAGATTGACGGCATCACGCGCGAGATCATGGCCAAGGCGCTGGCGCAGGCCCGCGACGGACGCATGCATATCCTGGAGAAGATGAACGCGGCGATTGCCGCGCCACGCACCGAGATGTCGATGTACGCACCGCGCTTCATCACCATGCGCATTGACCCAGAGAAGATTCGCGATGTTATTGGTAAAGGCGGCGCCGTTATTCGCGCCATGACCGAGGAGACAGGCGCGACCATCGATATCGATGACAGCGGCGTCATCAAGATCGCCTCGGTGGACAAGGAGGCAGGCGAGGAAGCGCGGCGGCGCATCGAGCTGATTACCGCGGACGTGGAGGTAGGCCATATTTACGTCGGCAAGGTCGCGAAGATCATGGATTTTGGCGCGTTCGTCACTATTCTGCCGGGCAAGGACGGCCTAGTACACATTTCCCAGATCTCCGACGAGCGCGTGGCCAAGGTCAGCGACAAGCTGTCGGAAGGCGAGCAGGTGAAGGTCAAGGTGCTGGAGGTCGACAAGCAGGGCCGCATACGCCTGAGCATGAAGGCCGTGGCGGCGGAAGCGGGCTAGCACCGCCGCGGCGCCTGGATACAGACAAGGGACCAGCGCCCCCTTTGTCGCTGCGCGCTGCATCCAGGCGGTCGCTAGCTCGTATCAAGAGATATGATCGAGTGTCCATGTGCGCTTGGTACGGTGCTTCATCATAGGGTCCGAGAGCGACTTAAAAATCAAATCTAAGATGGAACGGCAGGATCCTTTCGCGGAATTGTTGAGCCGCTGTGCAGGCGGCGATCGGCGGGCATTCGAGGAACTGTACCGAATGTCCTCAGGCAGGTTATATGCAATCTGTATGGGCATGCTGAGGCGCGAGGATCTCGCCGAAGACGTGCTGCAGGATGCGTTCATCAACATCTGGCGCGGAGCCTCCAGCTTCGATCCTTCCAGAGGCGCCGCGCTTACTTGGATGACTAGCATCGTACGTAATCGCGCGTTGGATCTGTTGCGAA
This region includes:
- the rbfA gene encoding 30S ribosome-binding factor RbfA, with the translated sequence MPREYPRTVRVGEQIHRELAHLVTVAVKDPEVGMVTILDADVSRDFAHAKVYFSVLGDDASVRASASGLNRAAGFLRRELGRRLRLRTVPQLRFVYDDTQRKGARIDALIDRALAEDAGPRAPEE
- the infB gene encoding translation initiation factor IF-2; the protein is MSEVTVKQLAEVVGTPVERLLEQLKDAGLGVNQADATISDSEKSQLLNHLRHSHGRMTGDGDGKKITLRRKSTSELKLSGMQGRTARTVSVEVRKNRTYVKRGVIQAEEAKRQEEIAEESRKAEEETRRVEAERKAAAEQEARKAEEARQAEVEALRKQAEEAKLAKQAELTAPPPVPEVSRDDKKPAKTKKVRERDNASVKVDESDSRQRRQELHVATDKRGRRKRKPKMRPGKVAPSGKHGFAMPTAPIVHEVAIPELITVGELAQKMAVKATEVIKVMMGMGVMATINQTLDQDTATLVVEEMGHTPKPVQAQDQEAALTIEATPAGDAVSRPPVVTIMGHVDHGKTSLLDYIRRTKVVAGEAGGITQHIGAYQVTTDRGLVTFLDTPGHAAFTAMRARGAQVTDIVVLVVAADDGVMPQTIEAIQHARAAEVPLVVAINKIDKDNADLDRVKNELSARQVISEEWGGDTIFVPVSAHTGEGIDTLLESILLQAELMELQAPDQGAASGVVVESTLDRGRGPVATILVRQGRLSRGDMILSGQEYGRVRAMFDDQGQEVIAGGPSTPVVVLGLSGAPNAGDDVVVVADERKAREVATFRQTRSRDNKLATQQAAKLENIFNQMKEGEIASVNILLKTDVQGSAEALRDALEKLSTDEVQVKIVAANVGGINESDVNLAVASKATIIGFNTRADASARRAAEDQGLQVRYYSVIYEAIDDVRQAMSGLLLPELREEIVGLAQVRDVFKSSRFGAVAGCLVVEGVMRKGNPIRVLRDNVVIYEGELESLRRHKDDVSEVRMGTECGIAVRNYNDVKAGDQIEVYERFEVARNL
- the rpsO gene encoding 30S ribosomal protein S15, whose amino-acid sequence is MPLSTVKKGEIVKQFGHSTKDTGSSEVQVALLSARIDHLSKHFAEHKHDRHSRHGLLKMVNKRRQLLDYLKDKDQPRYQSLIGTLGLRR
- the pnp gene encoding polyribonucleotide nucleotidyltransferase, producing the protein MNSSINKTFNYGEHAVTIETGEIARQASGAVMVTMADTVVLVTAVARREADPGRDFFPLTVNYQERTYAAGKIPGGFFKREGRPTEKETLTSRLIDRPLRPLFPKAFTNEVQVIATVMSLNNEIDPDIPALLGASAALAISGIPFNGPLGAARVGYRDGEYILNPSSSELRESALDLVIAGNDQAVLMVESQAKQLPEDVMLGAVMFGHEQMQAAIEAIRELAAEVNQPAWDWLAPARDQSVDDAVAEHAEADLNDAYRIADKQLRQQRVSEIRERLVGDDAAAPETKDAFKRLERLIVRGRILAGEPRIDGRDQTTVRPIAIRAGVLPRAHGSSLFTRGETQAIVVVTLGTGRDAQIIDAIEGERKDHFMLHYNFPPYSVGETGFIGSPKRREIGHAKLAKRGMQAVMPNTDDFPYVIRVVSEITESNGSSSMATVCGTSLALMDAGVPISNPVAGIAMGLIKEDERYAVLTDILGDEDHLGDMDFKVAGTQAGITALQMDIKIDGITREIMAKALAQARDGRMHILEKMNAAIAAPRTEMSMYAPRFITMRIDPEKIRDVIGKGGAVIRAMTEETGATIDIDDSGVIKIASVDKEAGEEARRRIELITADVEVGHIYVGKVAKIMDFGAFVTILPGKDGLVHISQISDERVAKVSDKLSEGEQVKVKVLEVDKQGRIRLSMKAVAAEAG
- the truB gene encoding tRNA pseudouridine(55) synthase TruB; protein product: MSRGRQRGRIVNGLLLLDKPPGITSNRALQAVKRIFDARKAGHTGSLDPLATGLLIICLGEATKISAYLLDADKRYRTTCRLGIKTSTADADGEIVQRRVVGQYSLAQIECVLQRFRGGIEQVPPMYSAVKHAGKRLYTLARDGIDVPREPRSLMIYALVLTGRDYDTLTLDVHCSKGAYVRTLVEDIGEALGCGAHVTALRRLGVAPFDAPEMIELPALDAFAARGTAALDARLLPMDTALADWPALNVDEVSAHYLKTGQPVRIAGAPAHGKTRLYDRRYGFIGLGRVLNDGRIAPERTIRAV